One genomic window of Candidatus Babeliales bacterium includes the following:
- a CDS encoding N-acetylmuramoyl-L-alanine amidase, with amino-acid sequence MSKIIDQFLVPLFVVISILYVFNSLGNDCIKLNKIYHHTTDNDMLFEKGNLSFYFSGDPQMQEIKNKDGSNSLSIFFLPKVMISKGECEAMVGKLNSYNGCYKVAITETVEPAKGILLTFNFDHNKFAVSCERFDSIGLQKGIVFRLYDKDLIKRLEQVSNQPVLRTLWHTGKSPRIVIDPGHGGFDSGAVGCGGIQEKKICLSIGTIVSSLLKEHGCDVIMTRNGDFDRALDERTSYANNNNADFFVSIHANYSTRSEVMGIETFCLQPHLLTHYFSQLSKDENNFINRIRKQRASTAHTLAQSVQQHLCDAALHFNDELINRKVKYAVCQVLLGAQIPSILIEVGFISHQKEAILLASMEYQNSIAHSICKGIFAAIHS; translated from the coding sequence ATGAGTAAAATAATAGATCAATTTTTAGTTCCGCTGTTTGTAGTAATAAGTATATTGTATGTATTTAACTCATTAGGCAATGATTGTATCAAGCTAAATAAAATTTATCATCATACAACTGATAATGATATGCTCTTTGAAAAGGGCAATTTGTCGTTTTATTTTTCAGGCGATCCGCAAATGCAGGAAATAAAAAATAAAGATGGCAGTAATTCATTGTCTATATTTTTTTTACCAAAGGTAATGATTAGCAAAGGAGAGTGTGAAGCAATGGTTGGTAAGCTTAATAGTTATAATGGTTGTTATAAAGTAGCGATTACAGAAACGGTAGAGCCAGCTAAAGGAATTTTATTAACTTTTAATTTTGATCATAATAAATTTGCAGTTAGCTGTGAACGATTTGATTCTATTGGGTTACAAAAAGGAATTGTGTTTAGATTGTATGATAAAGATCTTATAAAGCGGCTTGAACAAGTTAGTAATCAGCCGGTTTTGCGTACTTTATGGCATACAGGTAAGTCGCCACGCATTGTTATTGATCCAGGACATGGCGGTTTTGATTCAGGTGCTGTAGGGTGCGGTGGTATTCAAGAAAAAAAAATTTGTTTATCGATTGGCACTATTGTTAGTAGTTTGTTAAAGGAGCATGGATGTGATGTTATTATGACTCGAAATGGTGATTTTGATAGAGCATTAGATGAGCGTACATCATATGCTAACAATAATAATGCCGATTTTTTTGTTTCTATTCATGCGAATTATTCAACTCGTTCAGAGGTTATGGGTATCGAAACTTTTTGTTTACAGCCACATCTTTTAACACACTATTTTTCTCAGCTATCGAAAGATGAAAATAATTTTATTAATCGGATTAGAAAGCAGCGTGCTAGTACTGCTCATACGCTAGCGCAGTCAGTGCAACAACATCTGTGTGATGCGGCCTTACATTTTAATGATGAATTAATTAATCGTAAAGTAAAATATGCTGTTTGCCAGGTTCTGCTTGGCGCTCAAATACCGTCAATACTTATTGAAGTTGGTTTTATTTCACATCAAAAAGAAGCTATACTATTGGCAAGCATGGAATATCAAAATAGTATTGCACACAGTATTTGCAAAGGTATTTTTGCCGCTATTCATTCTTAA
- the dnaA gene encoding chromosomal replication initiator protein DnaA, which produces MHFIWEDFLKIVKEELGSRVVETWFKAVVMTKWDAMEKVIYLQTPNVFVCNWLEKNYRNIFQTHLGRLLNVVDPKVIFLTASPKKNDNLSLTGSEKEIRVGDSKNAEIQTYRPAHIISSGSKKELIISKLSERYGHINKKYLFEAFVVGPSNSLAYAAAYAVAQKTGDLYNPLFIYGGSGLGKTHLLHAIGNAIQAHNKKALVLYQTADRFVSEFINAIRFDKIDRFQKKYQLIDVLLIDDIQFISNKETTQEAFFHIFNSLYDARKQIVFSSDTFPQNINGIVERLRSRLSSGMIADIHQPCIEVKTAILKRKAEASGEILSDEVAHFLASYVTSNIRELEGALIRVMAFAQLTKEPISLALVQKVFFHDECLEKELVDFKTVIKAVVKHFPYSLDELRSGNRNKELVLARQVTMYIMKKNTDKSLREIGTYLGDRNHTTVKHALSRIEYYINGNAKLQRQINAIEKEFER; this is translated from the coding sequence ATGCATTTTATTTGGGAAGATTTTTTAAAAATTGTTAAAGAAGAGCTAGGTAGCCGTGTTGTAGAGACATGGTTTAAGGCTGTTGTAATGACCAAGTGGGATGCAATGGAAAAAGTTATTTACTTGCAAACACCTAATGTATTTGTTTGTAATTGGCTTGAAAAAAATTATCGAAATATTTTTCAAACACATCTCGGGCGATTGCTTAATGTTGTTGATCCAAAAGTTATATTTTTGACAGCATCTCCAAAAAAAAATGATAATCTATCTCTTACGGGTAGTGAAAAGGAGATTCGTGTTGGCGATAGTAAAAATGCAGAGATACAAACTTATCGGCCAGCCCATATAATTTCATCAGGATCAAAAAAAGAGTTAATTATTTCTAAGTTATCTGAACGTTACGGTCATATTAATAAAAAGTATTTATTTGAAGCATTTGTTGTTGGACCCAGTAATTCTTTAGCATATGCAGCTGCATATGCGGTTGCTCAAAAAACTGGAGACCTGTATAATCCATTGTTTATTTATGGAGGGTCTGGCCTTGGAAAAACTCATTTATTGCATGCGATTGGTAATGCGATACAGGCACATAACAAAAAAGCTCTTGTCCTTTATCAAACAGCAGATCGATTTGTAAGTGAATTTATTAATGCGATTAGGTTTGACAAAATAGATCGTTTTCAAAAAAAATATCAGTTAATTGATGTATTATTAATTGATGATATTCAATTTATTTCTAATAAAGAAACAACGCAAGAAGCATTTTTTCATATATTTAATTCATTATATGATGCTCGAAAACAAATTGTATTTTCAAGTGATACGTTTCCCCAAAATATTAATGGTATTGTGGAGCGACTACGATCACGATTATCCTCAGGCATGATTGCAGATATTCATCAACCGTGTATAGAAGTTAAAACAGCTATATTAAAAAGAAAAGCTGAAGCAAGTGGAGAGATATTGAGTGATGAAGTAGCGCATTTTCTTGCATCATATGTGACTTCTAATATTAGAGAGTTAGAAGGAGCATTAATACGTGTTATGGCATTTGCACAGTTAACAAAAGAGCCAATTAGTCTAGCTTTAGTACAGAAAGTTTTTTTTCATGATGAATGTTTAGAAAAAGAGTTAGTTGATTTTAAGACAGTTATTAAGGCTGTAGTAAAACACTTTCCTTATTCATTAGATGAACTTAGATCGGGGAATAGAAATAAAGAATTGGTGCTGGCTAGGCAAGTTACTATGTATATTATGAAAAAAAATACTGATAAATCATTGCGCGAAATTGGTACTTATCTTGGTGATCGCAACCATACAACGGTAAAGCATGCTCTTTCAAGAATAGAATATTACATCAATGGTAATGCAAAATTACAACGACAAATTAACGCAATAGAGAAAGAGTTTGAGCGTTAA
- the pgk gene encoding phosphoglycerate kinase encodes MYHSTFTQWIIKNKRIFVRADLNVTLNDTIITNEFRLKSILPTIDFILKQEGSIVLATHIGRPIHKESNFSTKILLPWFEKHGYSLIFIPDISTISTMKVTPRQIILLENLRFFPGEKNGDPLFAKQLASTADYYINDAFGTIHRSDCSTSLLPYEFSENKRSIGFLIEKELRALNKLKDNPSHPFIAIIGGGKVEDKIPLLHNLLKNIDALLLCPAICFSFLKSLGHETGQSLVNNSTLSLCKKIILEAEQRNVSLQFPLDYQVTHNSINEKLSIVSAAQFSHNLIGISIGPKTVEYFSKEINNAKTILFNCAMGFSDRPETRQSAKDIIDAMTKSSAETVVAGGDSIDIALSTKNYRSISHLSSGGGAALAYLSDIPLPGLAPFEEY; translated from the coding sequence ATGTATCATTCAACTTTTACACAATGGATAATTAAAAATAAACGCATTTTTGTACGTGCTGATTTAAATGTTACATTAAATGATACTATAATTACCAATGAATTTCGCCTTAAAAGTATACTGCCAACCATAGATTTCATTCTCAAGCAAGAAGGTAGCATCGTTTTAGCAACACATATTGGACGACCGATACATAAAGAATCTAATTTTTCTACTAAAATACTTCTTCCATGGTTTGAAAAGCATGGATATTCACTAATTTTTATTCCAGATATTTCTACTATTTCCACCATGAAGGTAACGCCCAGACAAATTATTCTTCTAGAAAATCTCCGTTTCTTTCCTGGTGAAAAAAACGGAGATCCATTATTTGCAAAGCAACTTGCATCTACAGCAGATTATTATATTAATGATGCATTTGGCACAATTCATCGTAGCGACTGCTCGACTTCTTTATTACCATACGAATTTTCTGAAAACAAACGAAGTATAGGGTTTTTAATAGAAAAAGAATTACGTGCATTAAATAAGCTGAAAGACAATCCATCTCATCCGTTCATCGCAATTATTGGTGGTGGCAAAGTAGAAGATAAAATTCCTCTTCTGCATAATTTATTAAAAAATATTGATGCACTCTTACTATGCCCTGCTATCTGCTTTTCATTTTTAAAATCATTGGGCCATGAAACTGGACAATCTCTTGTTAACAATTCAACACTTTCTCTCTGTAAAAAAATAATCCTAGAAGCAGAACAACGAAATGTGTCATTACAATTCCCACTTGACTATCAAGTTACTCATAACTCTATTAATGAAAAACTTTCAATTGTTTCGGCGGCGCAATTTTCTCATAACTTAATTGGCATATCTATTGGCCCAAAAACCGTTGAATACTTTTCAAAAGAAATTAATAACGCAAAAACTATACTTTTTAATTGCGCAATGGGATTTTCAGATAGGCCAGAAACACGTCAAAGCGCTAAAGATATTATCGATGCAATGACAAAATCCTCAGCAGAGACTGTTGTTGCTGGAGGTGATTCTATCGACATTGCCTTAAGCACAAAAAACTATCGTTCAATAAGTCATCTTTCCAGCGGGGGAGGAGCTGCATTAGCATATCTTAGCGATATACCGCTACCCGGACTAGCCCCTTTTGAGGAATATTAA
- a CDS encoding FtsX-like permease family protein → MNMIAFFLARRILFTHPYHKNISIMTSICFIGIFIGSFSLALITAIMNGFEVVIHEKMQGVHSNIIMETHNNDINIEVLTHILRKEFPEIISLSPMASHHVLLHANNDASDTTPIIAIIKGINPETEQYTTTLANKIIANPHAMTFPQLFNDNQLIIGKELAHNNNIAIGDTIELLYMRNEQIKRNKVILDSQTAVISGIFDTGIDEFDNSVMYCSLSFLEELFPNMEIEQINIALSPIADEAVIIRKLHNRLGINVYSWKKLYPSLVATLKLEKYVSFFILALILLVASMNIISLLFMQITQKRSDIALMRAIGMSHQSISLIFFIIGLIISCMASFFGLLAAVLVSLLLKHYPFITLPDSYYVNQLPVAMTLEIVCAVFCLVIILSTCATLLPIRRIRNINISHVLRFEG, encoded by the coding sequence ATGAACATGATTGCATTTTTTTTAGCTCGACGCATATTATTCACACACCCCTATCACAAAAATATTTCCATTATGACCTCCATCTGTTTTATTGGTATTTTTATTGGATCATTTTCCTTAGCACTTATTACCGCTATCATGAATGGTTTTGAAGTAGTAATACATGAAAAAATGCAAGGAGTTCATTCTAACATTATCATGGAGACACATAATAATGATATTAATATAGAAGTTCTCACGCATATATTACGCAAAGAATTTCCAGAGATCATCTCGCTTTCTCCTATGGCTAGCCACCACGTGCTTTTGCATGCAAACAATGATGCATCAGACACCACCCCCATTATAGCGATTATTAAAGGAATTAACCCCGAAACAGAACAATACACAACCACATTAGCAAACAAAATAATCGCCAACCCTCATGCGATGACGTTTCCTCAATTATTTAATGATAATCAATTAATTATTGGTAAAGAATTAGCACATAACAACAATATTGCAATTGGAGACACAATAGAACTTCTCTACATGCGAAATGAACAAATAAAAAGAAACAAAGTTATCCTTGACTCACAAACAGCTGTTATCAGTGGTATTTTTGATACAGGAATAGATGAATTTGATAATTCTGTCATGTACTGTTCGCTTTCATTTTTAGAAGAACTATTTCCTAATATGGAAATCGAACAAATAAATATCGCACTTTCTCCCATAGCTGACGAGGCAGTTATCATACGAAAGTTACATAATCGCCTTGGCATAAACGTTTATTCATGGAAAAAACTCTACCCATCTCTTGTTGCAACCTTAAAACTTGAAAAATATGTCTCATTTTTTATTCTTGCTCTTATCTTACTTGTTGCAAGCATGAACATTATTTCACTACTATTTATGCAAATAACACAAAAACGTTCCGATATTGCACTAATGAGAGCTATTGGAATGTCGCATCAATCAATTAGTCTAATTTTTTTTATTATAGGACTAATTATTAGTTGCATGGCATCATTTTTTGGTCTACTAGCAGCAGTCCTTGTAAGTTTACTTTTAAAACATTATCCCTTTATTACATTGCCAGATAGTTATTACGTCAATCAATTACCGGTCGCGATGACCTTAGAAATTGTATGCGCTGTATTTTGTCTTGTTATTATATTAAGCACATGCGCAACCCTATTACCTATACGACGTATCAGAAACATTAATATTTCTCATGTTTTACGATTTGAAGGATAA
- a CDS encoding RpiB/LacA/LacB family sugar-phosphate isomerase: MKIAIGTDHRGFLHKEFIKKHITSIEWIDVGAYNQDRTDYPLYADKVVNCIINKVACAGILICSSGGGMAIAANRHKYIYAVVAWNKEIARQCKQEDNANILVLPSDFISYDDAVEMIHEWLMQTFKEGRYAQRIAMIDE; encoded by the coding sequence ATGAAAATTGCTATTGGTACAGATCATCGGGGGTTTTTGCATAAGGAATTTATCAAAAAACATATAACATCAATTGAATGGATAGATGTTGGTGCCTATAATCAAGACCGTACAGATTATCCTTTATACGCCGATAAAGTAGTTAATTGTATCATAAATAAGGTAGCTTGTGCAGGTATTTTAATATGTAGCTCTGGGGGGGGCATGGCAATTGCTGCAAATAGACATAAGTATATTTATGCAGTAGTTGCATGGAATAAAGAGATTGCACGACAATGTAAACAAGAAGATAATGCAAATATTTTAGTTTTACCATCAGATTTTATTTCATATGATGATGCAGTTGAAATGATTCATGAGTGGCTTATGCAGACATTTAAAGAAGGTCGTTATGCACAGCGTATTGCAATGATTGATGAATAA
- a CDS encoding AAA family ATPase, with protein sequence MKQLKILLLMLSCALSYDMIIQANTDQQKTSSLSASEQEQIAQITELTEIILSKSFNALQKIENKLTELAIIVAKGKFTNHSKIMETLTENKRTLNYLLQNQATIIALKDPKAYLEYAYLLLEFCNEFIPYLNNHIKNNFKNIKSFNMTQFLISINKNRTRSNMQHLHPDSLKRNLKKTQLALKILNHTVTNIGLTWYNRLARGVDRKIVIPANKWHIPTILFYGGGAALSISYMLWSYGYLIKDRDDLPKWLTNGIKELYKDNKGPLVQSKHTGALVVVNGVTKVPSKDATTKQLKQPFPTNASGRACIDYVLKELLLHHQPLGAFAATYLFTSFKETWTNSIKPVLVKHRNDTWNFLRGGEYLKTHKPGITEIMPTVRFKDMVGLDEVKKAFYPIIQYIDNPEQLMRIQATPEKGWLLTGPSRTGKSFSVQCLCGEIKYIMEKRGKGNIPKFFEISAAQVNHFGIKAILEIILRDAPAIVFIDEIDLLGLQRVGNNALLSDFLTAMQSSMNADPSKVVIIIAATNKPENIDGALRQDGRFGKEIRFDYPSREYRIQYITRELTNMALDITQFDIEALADKTNNKTFEALKAVINNAMTRSWLNRTSLTQTLLENSIDTEIHNIITSDGKTLPENETRLLAIHFAGRALAMTLLKSHVQLDKVTIYAHKTDLKEEGVWEHYAKKDEKDKQQKIEYGYITSKISNDSINVHTQPEIIREATALIAGFAAEELLLGSCGFTCHSGDSERALKLIEDLVFGGLNHQSLPKSVVQELKTKAYTLLKQCHEDAMKILQEHKKSLEALVEELIVKRIMTSQEVQTIIDKTEGKTLEVITEALTENIAPEALKETLSPAA encoded by the coding sequence ATGAAACAACTAAAAATACTTCTACTAATGCTATCATGCGCATTATCATATGACATGATTATTCAAGCAAATACAGATCAACAAAAAACCAGTTCATTAAGTGCCTCTGAACAAGAACAAATCGCCCAAATTACTGAATTAACTGAAATTATTTTAAGTAAATCTTTCAATGCCTTACAAAAAATTGAAAATAAATTGACAGAACTTGCTATCATAGTTGCTAAAGGAAAATTTACAAATCACTCTAAAATAATGGAAACACTCACCGAAAACAAACGAACTCTTAATTACTTATTACAAAACCAAGCAACAATAATAGCTCTTAAAGATCCAAAAGCATATTTAGAATATGCCTATTTATTGCTAGAGTTCTGCAATGAATTTATTCCTTATCTAAATAATCACATAAAAAATAATTTTAAAAATATAAAGTCATTTAATATGACTCAGTTTCTTATATCTATCAATAAAAACAGAACACGATCTAATATGCAACATCTTCATCCAGACTCGCTTAAGAGAAACCTTAAAAAAACACAGCTCGCACTAAAAATACTTAATCATACTGTTACCAATATAGGCCTCACCTGGTACAATAGATTAGCTCGTGGTGTTGATAGAAAAATAGTTATACCAGCAAATAAATGGCATATACCGACCATATTATTTTATGGAGGAGGGGCTGCCTTATCCATTTCATATATGCTATGGAGTTATGGTTACCTTATTAAAGACCGTGATGACCTGCCGAAATGGCTTACTAATGGCATTAAAGAATTATATAAGGATAACAAAGGCCCATTAGTTCAAAGCAAACATACTGGTGCTTTAGTAGTTGTAAATGGAGTTACAAAAGTACCAAGCAAGGACGCTACAACTAAACAACTCAAACAACCATTCCCAACAAATGCCAGTGGCAGAGCTTGCATTGATTATGTATTAAAAGAACTATTATTGCATCACCAACCGCTTGGCGCATTTGCAGCTACATACTTGTTCACTTCATTTAAAGAAACATGGACCAATAGCATCAAACCTGTATTAGTCAAACATAGAAACGATACATGGAATTTTCTTCGTGGTGGTGAGTATCTTAAAACACATAAACCTGGCATTACAGAAATTATGCCAACCGTTAGATTTAAAGATATGGTTGGCCTTGATGAAGTTAAAAAAGCATTTTATCCAATTATACAATATATTGATAATCCTGAACAACTTATGCGTATTCAGGCTACACCGGAAAAAGGCTGGTTGCTTACGGGTCCTTCTCGTACCGGAAAATCATTTAGTGTTCAATGTCTTTGCGGTGAAATAAAGTATATAATGGAAAAACGCGGTAAAGGAAATATCCCTAAATTTTTTGAAATAAGTGCTGCTCAAGTTAACCATTTTGGTATTAAAGCAATTCTTGAAATTATTCTACGAGATGCACCTGCCATCGTATTTATTGATGAAATCGACTTACTTGGATTACAACGTGTTGGTAACAACGCTCTTCTAAGCGATTTTCTTACGGCAATGCAAAGCTCTATGAATGCTGATCCATCTAAAGTGGTTATCATAATAGCTGCTACAAACAAACCTGAAAACATAGATGGCGCATTGCGACAGGATGGTCGTTTCGGTAAAGAAATTCGTTTCGATTACCCTTCACGAGAATACCGCATACAATATATAACGCGAGAATTAACTAATATGGCCCTTGATATAACGCAATTTGATATTGAGGCTCTTGCTGATAAAACAAATAATAAAACATTTGAAGCGTTAAAAGCAGTTATAAACAATGCAATGACACGATCATGGCTTAACCGTACTTCGCTAACCCAAACATTACTTGAGAACAGTATTGATACTGAAATACATAATATTATTACATCTGACGGTAAGACGTTACCAGAAAATGAAACACGTCTTCTTGCAATACACTTTGCAGGAAGAGCGCTAGCCATGACACTACTGAAAAGCCATGTACAGCTTGATAAAGTAACTATTTATGCCCATAAAACAGATCTAAAAGAAGAAGGTGTTTGGGAGCACTATGCAAAAAAGGATGAAAAAGATAAACAACAAAAAATAGAATACGGCTATATAACATCCAAAATATCAAATGATTCTATTAATGTGCATACCCAACCTGAAATAATCCGTGAAGCTACAGCTCTTATTGCTGGATTTGCGGCTGAAGAACTGTTACTCGGATCATGCGGATTTACCTGTCATAGTGGCGATAGCGAACGCGCATTAAAACTCATTGAGGATCTTGTTTTTGGTGGACTTAATCATCAATCATTACCAAAATCAGTCGTTCAAGAGCTAAAAACAAAAGCGTATACTCTATTAAAACAATGCCATGAAGATGCTATGAAAATTCTACAAGAACATAAAAAATCACTAGAAGCTCTTGTTGAAGAATTAATAGTCAAACGCATTATGACTAGTCAAGAAGTACAAACAATTATTGATAAAACTGAAGGTAAAACACTAGAAGTAATAACAGAAGCATTAACGGAAAATATTGCGCCTGAAGCATTAAAAGAAACGCTCAGCCCTGCAGCATAG
- a CDS encoding alpha/beta fold hydrolase, which yields MFSLKFTKKDVIKSSFFFMVVFVCFFCREIFCEDMENIMCDNAQNNIYGAVLEEKTKTANGLIVERVIVHSQEAYDSTKKITRNGVLARNNEAQATILICHGFMCDKYDVGILRKVFKKSQFNVMTFDFRAHGQAGQGQYCTFGRDEALDVIAAARFLRNHPELQNIPLFAYGFSMGAVSAIEAQALASDLFDGMILDCPFDSSERVIKTGLEGLKCSFFGYEFYLPGRDLLQKYAFHPYVQALVKTVLKTVAQMDATGINTNFCPLHPAESVKNITIPLFFIHCKNDQKVSVDQVKSVYEGAAGYKRLWLTNGRRHYDSYFYNPEKYTEQVRQFYYDVINGDIATMPKQGVVEDDEDDDHLFG from the coding sequence ATGTTTTCGCTCAAATTTACCAAAAAAGACGTAATAAAAAGTTCTTTTTTCTTTATGGTTGTTTTTGTATGTTTTTTTTGTAGAGAAATTTTTTGTGAAGATATGGAAAATATTATGTGTGATAATGCTCAAAATAATATTTATGGAGCTGTTCTTGAGGAAAAAACTAAAACAGCTAATGGATTGATTGTTGAACGTGTTATTGTGCATTCACAAGAGGCATATGATTCCACTAAAAAGATTACTCGTAATGGCGTTTTAGCTCGAAATAATGAAGCACAAGCTACTATCTTAATATGTCATGGATTTATGTGTGATAAATATGATGTTGGTATATTAAGAAAGGTATTTAAAAAAAGTCAGTTTAATGTAATGACATTTGATTTTCGTGCTCATGGACAAGCAGGGCAAGGTCAATATTGTACGTTTGGGCGAGATGAAGCTTTGGATGTTATCGCAGCAGCAAGGTTTTTACGTAATCATCCTGAATTACAAAACATACCACTTTTTGCCTATGGATTTTCAATGGGAGCGGTTTCAGCTATAGAGGCTCAAGCTTTAGCATCAGATTTATTTGACGGAATGATACTTGATTGTCCTTTTGATTCAAGTGAAAGAGTTATAAAAACTGGTCTTGAAGGACTAAAGTGTTCATTCTTTGGCTATGAATTTTATTTACCTGGTAGAGATTTATTGCAAAAATATGCTTTTCATCCGTATGTACAGGCGTTGGTTAAAACTGTTTTAAAAACAGTTGCGCAAATGGATGCTACGGGAATTAATACAAATTTTTGTCCTTTACATCCAGCAGAATCAGTTAAGAACATTACTATTCCATTATTTTTTATTCATTGTAAAAACGATCAAAAAGTCTCTGTTGATCAGGTTAAATCTGTTTATGAAGGCGCTGCTGGTTATAAAAGATTATGGTTAACTAATGGTCGCCGTCATTATGATTCATATTTTTATAATCCCGAAAAATATACAGAGCAAGTTCGGCAATTTTATTATGACGTTATTAATGGTGATATTGCGACAATGCCAAAACAAGGTGTTGTGGAAGATGATGAAGATGATGATCATTTGTTTGGATAA
- a CDS encoding thioredoxin domain-containing protein, whose amino-acid sequence MKLYNKKMIICLAMFIVFMPVMFYAKVRTIGSSREFEQSIAKKSMVVVLFYVNKDRKLIHMYDDVSTYQPYNDADIVFLKVNTARKELNRIALSYGINVMPTFMFFNNGKPLLDNEGAVVSLTNFVTRDVLQSFINQHYGVEIENYIKQKKNIENQRLAQEGEAWKSYFYPRDMVVSGYDPAERSME is encoded by the coding sequence ATGAAATTATATAATAAAAAAATGATTATATGTCTGGCTATGTTTATAGTATTTATGCCAGTGATGTTCTATGCAAAAGTAAGAACTATCGGATCATCAAGAGAGTTTGAGCAAAGCATCGCTAAAAAGAGTATGGTAGTGGTTTTATTTTATGTTAATAAGGATAGAAAGTTAATTCACATGTATGATGATGTTAGTACATATCAACCATATAATGATGCAGATATTGTTTTTCTTAAAGTGAACACTGCGCGTAAAGAGCTAAATCGTATTGCGTTGTCATACGGGATAAATGTGATGCCAACTTTTATGTTTTTTAACAATGGTAAGCCTCTTCTTGATAATGAAGGAGCGGTGGTATCATTGACAAATTTTGTTACGCGTGATGTCTTGCAGTCTTTTATAAATCAACATTATGGCGTAGAAATTGAAAATTATATTAAACAGAAAAAAAATATAGAAAATCAACGATTGGCGCAAGAAGGTGAAGCATGGAAATCATATTTTTATCCACGTGATATGGTTGTTTCGGGTTATGATCCTGCTGAGCGCTCTATGGAATAA